Proteins co-encoded in one Gleimia hominis genomic window:
- a CDS encoding YciI family protein, protein MPIYAVTYEYEPSTQTFLNELRHSHRSYLRGLNAQGKLISSGHLRDATFAGALLLMHTATAREAQELLEKDPFFSQGLVRRIIIREWEPTIGDMAEKFETPADFPQPNP, encoded by the coding sequence ATGCCGATTTATGCTGTCACCTACGAATACGAACCATCGACGCAAACATTTTTGAACGAACTGCGCCACTCGCACCGCAGCTATCTGCGTGGGCTGAATGCGCAGGGGAAACTCATTTCTTCCGGGCACTTGCGCGACGCCACGTTCGCCGGCGCGCTCCTGCTCATGCACACTGCGACTGCGCGGGAAGCGCAAGAGCTACTGGAAAAAGACCCGTTCTTCTCACAGGGCTTGGTGCGGCGCATAATTATCCGCGAATGGGAACCCACGATTGGCGATATGGCGGAGAAGTTTGAAACTCCCGCTGACTTTCCACAGCCCAACCCCTGA
- a CDS encoding bile acid:sodium symporter family protein translates to MKLSRYIDPFVVSLVTILVLGILIPIPSGWIKALEIAGKVAVMALFLVYGMRLRTSEVWEGLKNLKLQGTVMFSTFVFIPLLGWALYPLLRHEALLGPTFALGVLYMTLLPSTVQSSVSFTSIAGGNVAGAVCSATVSNIIGMVITPLLVMLMMGAKTGVGSDSIVNVLIQLLIPFIIGQLLQPKLGNWVRRSKWLTKVVDRGTILIVVAAGIAGATARGLWATVSWKDAIMLIIAAAIILAIVMSATWRAGRFLKLSRPDNIALLMCGSKKSLATGLPMAAIIFPPHIVAQVTIPVIVFHQLQLMVAAVLSRHLAAGNAEDTSTW, encoded by the coding sequence GTGAAGTTATCGCGTTATATCGACCCGTTTGTTGTCTCCCTAGTGACCATTCTGGTGCTGGGAATTTTGATTCCAATTCCCTCCGGGTGGATCAAAGCTCTTGAAATAGCGGGCAAAGTGGCGGTAATGGCCCTGTTTCTCGTATATGGAATGCGGCTTCGCACCTCTGAAGTTTGGGAAGGATTAAAAAATCTCAAACTTCAAGGGACAGTAATGTTTTCCACGTTCGTGTTCATTCCCCTGTTGGGGTGGGCACTTTATCCACTTTTGAGGCACGAGGCACTGCTGGGCCCCACGTTCGCCCTGGGGGTACTGTACATGACACTGCTGCCTTCGACCGTCCAGTCCTCCGTGTCGTTCACATCGATTGCCGGAGGGAACGTGGCGGGCGCGGTCTGCTCCGCGACCGTGTCTAATATTATCGGCATGGTCATTACACCACTGCTGGTCATGCTCATGATGGGAGCGAAAACGGGGGTGGGCAGCGACTCGATAGTCAACGTTCTAATCCAGTTGCTGATCCCTTTCATTATCGGCCAACTGCTGCAACCAAAACTTGGGAACTGGGTCCGACGCTCAAAGTGGCTAACCAAAGTAGTTGACCGCGGCACCATTCTGATTGTCGTCGCCGCAGGTATTGCCGGTGCTACTGCGCGCGGATTGTGGGCCACTGTGTCGTGGAAAGACGCGATCATGCTCATCATCGCAGCCGCAATAATCCTGGCTATCGTCATGTCGGCAACCTGGCGGGCGGGCCGTTTCTTGAAACTGTCCCGGCCCGACAACATCGCGTTACTCATGTGCGGTTCCAAGAAATCCCTAGCCACCGGCCTGCCGATGGCGGCGATCATCTTCCCCCCGCACATCGTTGCGCAAGTGACGATCCCGGTCATCGTTTTCCACCAGCTGCAGCTCATGGTCGCAGCCGTGCTGTCACGCCACCTCGCCGCTGGTAATGCAGAGGACACATCCACCTGGTAG
- a CDS encoding HAD-IC family P-type ATPase, protein MKDVSAISTYAESGLTTAQVKQAQERGESNRMNTRSSRSFKAILRTNLLTIFNAILVSCMVVVLLVGQWQDAVFGVVMVANILIGTGSELRAKRTLDKLAILQSPKTVVVRDGKAQEVPSSDVVTQDVICLNAGDQVVADGEVRHGAGLRVDESMLTGESVPVAKQAGDSLMSGTTIVAGNGVFQATAVGRDAYAGQLTAEAKQFTRARSEIAEGIDRVLKWISWVIVPMVCLLVWSQLRSAEGVSWQHAVVLAIAGVVGMIPQGLVLLTSMNFALASAQLARQNVLVQELNAVEVLARVDRLCLDKTGTLTTGTMTVTEMNHYVDDDQAGRRALAYLVSDGGNDTARAVKSALEDVSPSDPDRYVAFDSSRKWSAMLDPEGTWFFGAPEILLKQARGEAAQQAREQVDECAKQGARVVCLVHSKQPLNEDEPELADDLAPVLLVVLQEEIRSDAEETLQYFREQEVGLKVISGDNPTTVGALAQRVKLCGDRQVRTFDAREFPQDEAEARRVCQDYDVFGRVTPDVKRKMVKALQADGHTVAMTGDGVNDVLALKAADLGIAMGSGTTATKAVAKVVLVDGKFSKLPGVVAQGRRIIANMERVSSLFLTKTFYVAAISAVVALMAWRFPFLPRQMTIISSLTIGIPSFFLALAPNKRRYTPGFLQRTLALAVPSAVVIGITALVIYRLCGETREESSTAATLAVVIGGLYLLGILSRPLVPWRIALLTTMAGLAVVTVMTPMLRTFFALQWPSGWTWLIIALAGIVQALLLEGIHRTHDRAYGTVTRIVR, encoded by the coding sequence GTGAAAGATGTTAGTGCCATTTCTACGTACGCAGAATCTGGGTTAACAACCGCGCAAGTGAAGCAGGCGCAAGAGCGCGGTGAGTCGAACCGGATGAACACGCGCTCATCGCGGTCGTTCAAAGCGATTTTGCGGACCAACTTGCTGACCATTTTTAACGCGATCTTGGTTTCTTGCATGGTTGTTGTGCTGCTGGTGGGGCAGTGGCAAGACGCCGTGTTCGGCGTGGTAATGGTTGCAAATATCCTCATTGGAACGGGTTCGGAGCTGCGGGCAAAACGCACACTAGACAAGTTGGCGATACTTCAATCCCCGAAAACAGTGGTGGTGCGCGATGGAAAAGCGCAGGAGGTTCCATCGTCGGACGTGGTCACGCAGGACGTGATTTGTTTGAACGCCGGCGACCAGGTGGTTGCGGACGGTGAGGTGCGCCACGGTGCGGGCCTGCGGGTGGATGAATCCATGCTTACGGGCGAGTCCGTGCCCGTAGCGAAACAGGCGGGAGATTCGCTCATGTCTGGCACGACTATCGTGGCGGGCAACGGGGTGTTCCAAGCAACCGCCGTGGGCCGGGATGCGTACGCGGGGCAGTTAACAGCGGAGGCGAAGCAGTTCACTCGCGCTCGTTCAGAGATTGCCGAGGGCATCGATCGGGTGTTGAAATGGATCTCCTGGGTGATCGTGCCGATGGTGTGCCTGCTGGTGTGGTCGCAGCTGCGAAGTGCGGAGGGCGTGTCGTGGCAGCACGCCGTGGTCTTGGCGATCGCGGGGGTGGTAGGCATGATTCCGCAGGGATTGGTGCTGCTTACCTCAATGAACTTCGCGTTGGCGTCCGCGCAGTTGGCTCGTCAAAACGTACTGGTTCAAGAGTTGAATGCAGTGGAGGTGCTGGCCCGGGTTGACCGGTTGTGTTTGGACAAAACCGGAACACTCACCACGGGGACAATGACGGTCACCGAAATGAACCACTATGTGGATGATGACCAGGCGGGCCGCCGCGCATTGGCGTACTTAGTGAGCGACGGTGGAAATGACACCGCCCGGGCCGTTAAATCCGCTCTAGAAGACGTTTCCCCGTCGGATCCGGACCGGTATGTCGCGTTCGATTCGTCTCGCAAGTGGTCTGCTATGCTAGATCCTGAGGGAACCTGGTTTTTCGGTGCGCCCGAGATTCTGCTGAAGCAGGCTAGGGGAGAGGCCGCGCAGCAAGCCCGCGAACAAGTCGATGAATGCGCTAAGCAGGGAGCGCGCGTGGTTTGCCTAGTGCATTCGAAGCAGCCACTTAACGAAGACGAACCAGAGCTGGCAGACGATCTTGCGCCGGTTCTGCTGGTGGTGTTGCAAGAGGAAATCCGCTCGGATGCCGAAGAAACGCTGCAGTACTTTAGGGAACAAGAAGTGGGGCTAAAGGTCATCTCCGGGGACAACCCCACCACTGTGGGAGCGTTGGCGCAGCGGGTGAAGTTATGTGGAGATCGGCAGGTGCGGACGTTTGACGCCCGCGAGTTCCCGCAAGACGAAGCTGAAGCCCGCCGCGTGTGTCAAGATTACGACGTGTTTGGCCGCGTCACCCCGGATGTGAAACGCAAAATGGTGAAGGCTCTGCAAGCTGATGGGCATACGGTGGCGATGACGGGTGATGGGGTGAACGACGTTTTGGCGCTGAAAGCTGCAGACCTGGGGATCGCAATGGGGTCGGGCACCACGGCTACAAAAGCAGTGGCGAAAGTGGTGTTGGTTGATGGGAAGTTCTCTAAACTCCCGGGAGTGGTTGCGCAAGGTCGGCGCATTATCGCGAACATGGAGCGCGTCTCGTCCCTGTTCTTAACCAAGACCTTTTACGTTGCCGCTATCTCCGCGGTGGTTGCCCTCATGGCGTGGCGGTTCCCGTTTTTGCCGCGGCAAATGACGATCATCTCCAGCCTCACAATCGGCATTCCCTCATTCTTCTTGGCACTCGCACCCAACAAGCGCCGCTACACACCCGGGTTCTTGCAACGCACCCTGGCATTGGCCGTGCCTTCAGCCGTAGTGATTGGCATTACCGCCCTGGTGATATACCGGCTTTGCGGTGAAACCAGGGAGGAATCGTCAACAGCTGCGACCCTCGCGGTGGTTATTGGTGGCCTCTACCTACTTGGCATCTTGTCGCGGCCCCTAGTGCCGTGGCGCATCGCGCTTTTGACCACCATGGCGGGTTTAGCGGTAGTTACCGTAATGACTCCGATGCTGCGCACCTTCTTCGCACTGCAGTGGCCGTCGGGGTGGACGTGGCTGATAATCGCCCTTGCCGGCATCGTGCAGGCACTGCTTTTAGAGGGGATTCACCGAACCCACGACCGAGCGTACGGTACCGTGACGCGCATTGTTCGGTGA
- a CDS encoding TerC/Alx family metal homeostasis membrane protein gives MDVHLLGWLGLAAVVVALVAVDIFGHVRTPHEPTLKEAAKWSAGYIALALAFGLLIWGIWGLKYAGEYWAGWITEWSLSLDNLFVFIIIIGAFRVPRAFQQKVLLSGIVIALVLRLVFILIGGAIIARWAWIFYIFGLWLLYTAYTQVRDGLQDDEADAEYTEPKFVTLMRKVFPVTDGFVSDKLLHRHAGRTYITPLLLVIVALGSADLMFAFDSIPAIFGLTREPFIVFAANAFALLGLRQLYFLIDGLLEKLVYLHFGLAAILAFIGVKLILHAMHENTFSFLNGGQGFDVPEIGIPGSLGFIIFTLVVTVVASIWKSRKDKSRS, from the coding sequence TTGGACGTCCATCTTCTCGGCTGGCTCGGACTAGCGGCCGTAGTCGTAGCGCTGGTGGCGGTAGACATTTTTGGGCACGTGCGCACCCCGCACGAACCCACCCTAAAAGAAGCCGCTAAGTGGAGCGCCGGATACATTGCTTTAGCGTTAGCATTTGGCCTTCTGATCTGGGGGATTTGGGGGCTGAAGTACGCGGGGGAGTACTGGGCGGGGTGGATCACCGAGTGGTCCCTTTCGCTCGACAACCTGTTCGTGTTCATCATAATTATTGGCGCATTCCGCGTCCCCAGGGCATTCCAACAGAAAGTGCTGCTGTCCGGTATCGTCATTGCGCTCGTGTTGCGGCTCGTATTTATCCTCATTGGGGGCGCGATTATTGCGCGGTGGGCGTGGATTTTCTACATTTTTGGCCTGTGGTTGCTTTACACAGCGTACACGCAGGTGCGCGATGGGTTGCAAGATGATGAGGCAGACGCGGAGTATACTGAACCGAAGTTCGTGACCCTCATGCGGAAGGTGTTTCCGGTTACCGACGGGTTCGTGTCCGACAAACTTTTGCATCGGCATGCGGGCCGCACATATATTACGCCCCTGTTGCTCGTGATCGTCGCGCTCGGGTCCGCGGACCTCATGTTCGCGTTCGATTCGATTCCCGCGATTTTCGGGTTAACGCGTGAACCGTTCATCGTGTTTGCCGCCAACGCGTTTGCTCTGCTTGGGTTACGGCAACTGTACTTTTTGATCGATGGCCTGTTAGAAAAACTCGTCTACCTCCACTTTGGTTTAGCTGCGATCCTCGCGTTCATTGGGGTGAAACTGATTTTGCACGCTATGCACGAGAATACGTTTAGTTTCTTAAACGGCGGCCAGGGGTTCGACGTTCCCGAAATCGGCATCCCCGGTTCTTTAGGCTTCATTATCTTCACCCTGGTAGTTACCGTAGTCGCATCCATTTGGAAGTCCCGCAAAGACAAGTCACGTTCGTAG
- the uvrA gene encoding excinuclease ABC subunit UvrA has product MHENLVVRGARQHNLKSVNVDLPRDKMVVFTGLSGSGKSSLAFDTIFAEGQRRYVESLSSYARQFLGQMDKPDVDFIEGLSPAVSIDQKSTSRNPRSTVGTITEIHDYLRLLYARAGIQHCPVCGEEIVSQTPQQIVDAVMEFPQRTRFIVRAPMVRGRKGEYQDLFEELREKGFARVVVDGEQFRLDDVPVLEKKLRHDIDVVVDRLVIREGIHQRLTDSVETALGLTNGIVVVERVDLPEDDPARSRRFSEKRACPNNHELTLEEIEPRTFSFNAPYGACPTCSGIGSRLEVDEDLVVPDKELSLAEGAVAVWTANNKYHRNLLKGLAKQLDFSMDTPWKDLPKKIQKAVLHGRDYKVHVRYRNRWGRERSYTTGFEGAVQYIERKREETESENQLDRLNSYMREVPCTKCHGARLKPEVLAVTVGGVSIAQLSDLSIARAHELLSTLKLEGAAAKIAKPVLTEVLVRMQFLLDVGLNYLTLSRAAGTLSGGEAQRIRLATQIGSGLVGVLYVLDEPSIGLHQRDNRRLIDTLLHLRDLGNTLIVVEHDEETIESADWIVDIGPRAGEEGGEIIHSGTVAALKKNTQSLTGDYLSGRKAIAVPSKRRPVNKKQMITVKGARENNLRNITVKFPRGVFISVTGVSGSGKSTLVNSILYRSLATRLNRAQLVPGRHTSVTGTEDLDKVVHVDQSPIGRTPRSNPATYTGVWDHVRQLFAQTPEAQVRGYTPGRFSFNVKGGRCEACKGDGTLKIEMNFLPDVYVPCEVCHGKRYNRETLEILYKGKTVSDILEMPIAQAAEFFAPIQKIARHLNTLVEVGLGYVRLGQSATTLSGGEAQRVKLASELQRRSRGRSVYVLDEPTTGLHSEDIRKLLLVLQGLVDKGNTVIVIEHNLDIIKSTDWVIDMGPEGGEGGGTVIAQGTPEDVSTVAASYTGQYLKKVLASSPVEERESID; this is encoded by the coding sequence GTGCATGAGAATCTTGTAGTCCGCGGAGCCCGTCAACATAACTTGAAGAGCGTTAATGTCGATTTGCCGCGCGACAAAATGGTGGTGTTCACCGGTTTGTCTGGGTCAGGTAAGTCCTCACTTGCGTTTGACACGATTTTCGCTGAGGGGCAGCGGCGGTATGTGGAATCTTTGTCGTCATATGCCCGCCAGTTCTTGGGGCAAATGGACAAGCCGGACGTAGATTTCATTGAGGGTCTTTCGCCCGCTGTTTCGATTGATCAAAAGTCCACGTCCCGCAACCCGCGGTCCACGGTGGGGACGATTACGGAGATTCACGATTACTTGCGGTTGCTCTACGCGCGGGCTGGGATTCAGCACTGCCCGGTGTGTGGGGAAGAGATCGTGTCGCAAACCCCGCAGCAGATTGTGGACGCGGTAATGGAGTTTCCGCAGCGCACCCGGTTTATTGTGCGTGCGCCCATGGTGCGTGGCCGCAAGGGCGAGTACCAGGATTTGTTTGAGGAGCTGCGCGAAAAAGGGTTCGCCCGCGTGGTGGTCGATGGGGAACAGTTCCGGCTCGATGACGTGCCGGTTTTGGAGAAGAAGCTGCGTCACGATATTGACGTGGTAGTGGACCGCCTAGTTATTCGCGAGGGGATTCACCAGCGGCTAACGGATTCGGTGGAAACAGCGCTCGGTTTAACGAACGGGATCGTGGTGGTTGAACGCGTGGACCTGCCCGAAGATGATCCGGCGCGGTCGCGTCGGTTTTCGGAAAAACGCGCTTGCCCCAATAACCATGAGTTGACGCTGGAGGAGATTGAGCCACGCACGTTCTCATTCAACGCTCCATACGGGGCGTGCCCCACGTGTTCCGGAATTGGTTCGCGGTTGGAAGTGGATGAAGACCTAGTGGTGCCCGATAAGGAACTGTCATTAGCCGAAGGCGCGGTTGCGGTGTGGACGGCGAACAACAAGTACCACCGCAATCTGTTGAAGGGCTTGGCGAAACAGTTAGATTTTTCTATGGATACGCCGTGGAAAGATCTGCCGAAGAAGATTCAAAAAGCGGTGTTGCACGGGCGTGACTACAAGGTACACGTGCGGTACCGCAACCGGTGGGGGCGTGAACGCTCCTACACGACGGGCTTCGAAGGCGCAGTACAGTACATTGAACGCAAACGGGAAGAAACTGAGTCAGAAAACCAGTTGGACCGGTTGAACTCGTACATGCGGGAAGTTCCGTGCACCAAGTGTCACGGGGCCCGGTTAAAACCTGAGGTTCTGGCCGTCACGGTTGGGGGAGTTTCAATCGCGCAGCTATCAGACCTGTCTATTGCGCGGGCGCACGAACTGCTGTCTACCCTCAAGCTAGAAGGGGCGGCGGCGAAAATTGCCAAACCCGTGTTGACAGAAGTACTGGTGCGCATGCAATTCCTGTTGGACGTGGGGCTGAACTATCTCACGCTTTCACGCGCGGCCGGAACCCTGTCTGGCGGGGAAGCGCAACGAATCCGACTGGCAACGCAGATAGGTTCGGGCCTGGTGGGGGTGCTATACGTGCTCGACGAACCGTCAATCGGTTTGCATCAGCGCGACAACCGGCGCCTGATCGACACGCTCCTGCACCTGCGCGACCTGGGGAACACCTTGATCGTGGTGGAGCACGACGAAGAAACGATTGAATCTGCCGACTGGATCGTGGACATTGGGCCGCGAGCGGGTGAAGAGGGAGGCGAAATCATCCACTCCGGCACGGTCGCGGCGCTGAAGAAAAACACTCAATCGTTAACGGGGGACTACCTGTCGGGGCGGAAGGCGATTGCCGTGCCGTCAAAACGGCGGCCGGTGAACAAGAAACAAATGATCACCGTAAAGGGAGCGCGGGAGAACAACCTGCGCAACATTACCGTTAAGTTCCCCCGCGGCGTGTTCATCTCTGTCACGGGCGTATCTGGGTCCGGGAAGTCAACGCTCGTGAACTCCATTTTGTACCGTTCACTCGCGACGCGGCTGAACCGGGCACAGCTCGTACCGGGCCGGCACACGTCCGTGACCGGCACGGAAGACCTGGACAAAGTGGTGCACGTGGACCAGTCTCCAATCGGGCGCACTCCGCGTTCAAACCCCGCGACGTACACCGGCGTGTGGGACCACGTGCGGCAACTGTTCGCACAAACCCCGGAGGCCCAAGTGCGTGGGTACACGCCGGGCCGCTTCTCATTCAATGTCAAAGGCGGTCGGTGTGAGGCATGCAAAGGTGACGGTACCCTCAAGATAGAAATGAACTTCCTACCCGACGTGTACGTGCCGTGCGAGGTATGCCACGGTAAACGCTACAACCGAGAGACGCTGGAGATCTTGTACAAGGGCAAGACCGTGTCTGACATTTTGGAAATGCCAATCGCGCAGGCCGCGGAGTTTTTTGCCCCGATCCAAAAGATCGCGCGGCACCTCAACACTCTCGTGGAAGTCGGGTTGGGATACGTGCGTTTAGGCCAGTCTGCAACTACCCTGTCGGGCGGTGAGGCTCAGCGCGTAAAGTTGGCGTCGGAGCTGCAGCGGCGTTCCCGTGGGCGTTCCGTGTACGTGCTGGACGAACCCACCACCGGTTTGCACTCCGAGGACATCCGCAAGCTCCTGTTGGTATTGCAGGGCCTGGTGGATAAGGGCAATACCGTGATCGTAATCGAACACAACCTGGACATTATTAAGTCCACGGACTGGGTAATCGACATGGGGCCAGAAGGTGGTGAAGGTGGGGGCACCGTAATCGCGCAGGGTACCCCCGAGGACGTGTCCACCGTTGCCGCGTCCTACACCGGGCAATACCTAAAGAAAGTGCTGGCTAGTTCACCCGTTGAGGAACGCGAGTCAATCGACTAG
- a CDS encoding alpha/beta fold hydrolase, which translates to MDTNLSCDIKGHPEAPVLLLGSALGSDRHMWDDVMPALTKFRVVRYDLPGHGLSPLLDVDGPAQVEDLGRAILKMLDDVGVDTFHAAGLSLGGMLSLWLAINAPQRVKSVTMLSSGPVLEPSSAWEEKAAAVRSNGTQSLVDATMQRWFTPQFLAQRGPRVQRTRNTFISCADEGYAQCCEVIASMDNRDGAATLAQPLNIICATHDQTLPPDEAQEFAKTVRNGGNDAVTVQEITDAAHMSAVERPDEVRVALSQAMAQVKPFRFKFGATKLSYGMK; encoded by the coding sequence ATGGATACAAATCTTTCTTGCGACATTAAGGGACACCCGGAAGCACCGGTGCTACTACTGGGGTCAGCGCTTGGATCTGACCGGCACATGTGGGACGACGTGATGCCGGCGCTCACCAAGTTCCGCGTGGTTCGCTACGATCTACCCGGGCACGGCCTGTCCCCACTTCTGGATGTCGATGGACCTGCCCAGGTTGAGGACCTTGGGCGCGCGATATTGAAAATGTTGGACGACGTGGGGGTAGACACGTTCCACGCGGCTGGGTTGTCGCTGGGTGGAATGCTCAGTTTGTGGCTCGCAATAAACGCGCCCCAGCGGGTTAAATCAGTAACCATGCTGTCGTCGGGGCCGGTGTTGGAACCGTCGAGCGCGTGGGAGGAAAAGGCGGCGGCCGTGCGGTCGAATGGCACGCAGTCACTGGTGGATGCCACGATGCAACGCTGGTTCACTCCCCAGTTCCTCGCCCAGCGTGGCCCGCGCGTGCAGCGCACCCGCAACACGTTCATATCCTGCGCTGACGAGGGGTACGCGCAGTGCTGCGAGGTGATCGCTTCGATGGATAACCGCGATGGCGCAGCAACGCTGGCGCAACCGTTGAATATAATTTGTGCAACGCACGATCAGACACTACCACCAGACGAGGCCCAAGAGTTCGCGAAAACGGTTAGAAACGGTGGTAACGACGCTGTGACCGTGCAGGAGATTACGGATGCGGCTCACATGAGTGCGGTGGAACGTCCCGATGAAGTCCGCGTGGCGCTCAGCCAGGCGATGGCACAGGTAAAACCGTTTCGCTTCAAGTTCGGAGCCACTAAACTCAGCTACGGCATGAAGTAG
- the uvrB gene encoding excinuclease ABC subunit UvrB, which yields MDSPIVRQEAAFEVVSEFSPSGDQPSAIAQLRDRINAGEKDVVLLGATGTGKSATAAWTIEQIQRPTLVMAPNKTLAAQLAAELRELLPHNAVEYFVSYYDYYQPEAYVPQTDTYIEKDSSINDEVERLRHSATNSLLTRRDTVVVASVSCIYGLGTPEEYVARMVELQVGMEIDRNELLRQFVAMQYTRNDVAFTRGTFRVRGDTIEIIPVYEELAIRIEMFGDEIENLAVLHPLTGNLIREVDHAFLFPASHYVAGEERMKHAIESIEAELDERVAWFKKQNKLLEAQRLQMRTTYDLEMMREIGSCSGIENYSRHIDGRGPGTPPHTLLDYFPDDFVLVIDESHVTVPQIGAMYEGDMSRKRTLVDHGFRLPSAMDNRPLKWDEFLERIGQTIYMSATPGPYELEQSHGVVEQIIRPTGLVDPKVIVKPTEGQIDDLMDEINQRVERNERVLVTTLTKKMAEELTDYLLARDIRVEYLHSDVDTLRRVELLRELRMGKFDVLVGINLLREGLDLPEVSLVAILDADKEGFLRSTTSLIQTIGRAARNVDGQVHMYADHITESMRYAIDETQRRREKQIAYNKEHGVDPQPLRKKIQDVTDMLAREDIDTEELLSGGYRKPVTDADKGLEGLSTRAQLAGAAEADLEGLIDQLTQQMHAAAEDLQFEVAARLRDELSELKQELRQMRAAN from the coding sequence ATGGATAGCCCTATTGTGCGCCAAGAAGCAGCGTTCGAAGTCGTTTCCGAATTCAGCCCCTCCGGGGACCAGCCTAGCGCGATCGCACAGTTGCGAGACCGGATTAATGCGGGTGAAAAAGACGTGGTTCTGCTGGGAGCAACGGGCACGGGTAAGTCCGCGACTGCAGCGTGGACAATCGAACAGATCCAACGCCCCACGCTGGTGATGGCGCCCAATAAGACACTGGCGGCGCAACTGGCGGCGGAACTGCGGGAACTACTACCCCATAACGCGGTTGAATACTTCGTGTCCTACTACGACTACTACCAGCCGGAAGCCTATGTGCCGCAAACGGATACGTATATAGAAAAAGACTCGTCTATTAACGACGAGGTGGAACGTTTGCGCCACTCCGCCACTAATAGTTTGTTGACTCGCCGTGACACCGTGGTGGTTGCGTCCGTGTCCTGCATTTACGGCCTCGGGACCCCCGAGGAATACGTGGCGCGCATGGTGGAACTGCAGGTGGGGATGGAAATTGACCGCAATGAGCTGCTGCGCCAGTTCGTCGCCATGCAATACACCCGCAACGATGTGGCGTTCACGCGGGGCACGTTCCGCGTGCGTGGGGACACGATCGAAATCATTCCCGTGTATGAGGAACTTGCAATCCGCATCGAAATGTTCGGCGACGAGATTGAGAACCTCGCGGTGCTGCATCCGCTGACGGGGAATTTGATTCGCGAGGTGGACCACGCATTCTTGTTCCCCGCATCCCACTACGTGGCGGGGGAGGAACGGATGAAGCACGCGATCGAGTCGATTGAAGCGGAGCTGGATGAGCGGGTGGCGTGGTTTAAGAAGCAAAATAAGTTGCTTGAGGCGCAGCGCCTGCAGATGCGCACCACGTACGACCTGGAGATGATGAGGGAGATTGGCTCTTGTTCGGGGATTGAGAACTATTCGCGGCACATCGACGGGCGTGGGCCAGGGACCCCACCGCACACCCTCCTTGATTACTTCCCGGACGACTTCGTGCTCGTAATCGACGAATCGCACGTTACGGTACCGCAAATCGGGGCGATGTACGAAGGGGACATGTCGCGTAAACGCACGCTCGTGGACCACGGTTTCCGCTTACCATCGGCGATGGATAACCGGCCCCTAAAGTGGGATGAGTTCTTGGAACGCATCGGCCAAACCATCTACATGTCGGCAACGCCCGGCCCGTACGAGTTGGAGCAATCGCACGGAGTGGTGGAGCAAATTATCCGCCCAACTGGTCTGGTAGACCCGAAAGTGATTGTGAAACCCACGGAGGGGCAAATCGATGACCTCATGGATGAAATTAACCAGCGGGTGGAACGGAACGAACGGGTTTTGGTAACTACCCTCACGAAAAAAATGGCGGAAGAACTGACAGACTACCTGCTGGCGCGCGATATCCGCGTGGAATACCTGCATTCTGACGTGGATACGCTCCGGCGGGTGGAGCTGCTGCGGGAACTGCGCATGGGGAAGTTCGACGTGTTGGTGGGGATTAACTTGCTGCGTGAGGGACTGGACTTGCCGGAAGTGTCACTGGTGGCAATTTTGGATGCGGACAAAGAGGGGTTCTTGCGCTCCACCACGTCCCTGATTCAAACCATTGGACGTGCTGCCAGGAACGTGGATGGGCAGGTGCATATGTACGCGGACCACATTACGGAGTCCATGCGGTACGCGATCGATGAAACGCAGCGCCGGCGCGAGAAGCAGATAGCGTACAACAAGGAACACGGGGTGGATCCGCAGCCGCTGCGGAAAAAGATCCAGGATGTCACCGACATGCTTGCCCGCGAGGATATTGATACGGAGGAACTGCTTTCCGGTGGGTACCGTAAGCCGGTTACGGATGCGGATAAGGGCCTTGAGGGACTGTCGACGCGCGCCCAACTGGCAGGTGCTGCGGAGGCCGACCTGGAGGGGCTGATTGACCAGCTCACCCAGCAGATGCACGCCGCAGCGGAAGACCTCCAGTTTGAGGTTGCAGCGCGGTTGCGCGACGAACTATCGGAACTAAAACAGGAGCTGCGGCAGATGCGGGCCGCTAACTAA